In Porites lutea chromosome 9, jaPorLute2.1, whole genome shotgun sequence, a single window of DNA contains:
- the LOC140948719 gene encoding DNA damage-regulated autophagy modulator protein 1-like: protein MTTITRAVHLLPIFYPILIVVTIFTPYIIAVSLDHVYPFLPSISKTAGFEPEGSIFGFLMFLVALFGLLALFTRYLQLKGFSQQGFEKDVLHKVKWFNPISLPPGVLGILGVVIVANFRSSVIQIVAAIYQVHNVGTGVLFIGSGVYFWFQTLISYHGVAVKLNSKSMFLFRLAVSLIMTVSGVAYPFFKYTKYNNRMSGIETAHWSPEEDGYTAHVISSVGEWIACLTIGIYIASFYKEFQTFSLEVSYVENAELERKSNGGYSKVGQSKEDEVSDE, encoded by the exons ATGACAACTATTACTAGAGCCGTTCACCTCTTACCGATCTTTTATCCTATCCTGATCGTCGTCACAATTTTTACCCCATATATCATAGCGGTATCCTTGGACCATGTCTACCCGTTTTTGCCAAGTATAAGCAAAACAGCAGGATTTGAGCCAGAGGGGTCAATTTTTGGTTTTCTGATGTTTTTAGTGGCGTTGTTCGGGTTGCTAGCGCTCTTTACCCGATATCTTCAACTCAAGGGATTCAGTCAACAAGGTTTTGAGAAAGATGTTTTACACAAGGTGAAATGGTTCAACCCAATTTCTCTGCCACCTGGTGTTTTGGGCATCCTAGGAGTTGTGATAGTGGCGAACTTTCGTTCTTCAGTTATTCAG atagTCGCAGCCATATATCAAGTTCATAACGTCGGGACTGGGGTACTCTTTATTGGCAGCGGTGTATATTTCTGGTTTCAGACCCTCATCAGTTATCACGGAGTGGCAGTTAAGCTCAATAGCAAAAGCATGTTCCTTTTCCGGTTAGCTGTATCCCTTATCATGACCGTCTCTGGCGTGGCGTACCCCTTCTTCAAATACACAAAGTATAATAATAGAATGAGTGGAATCGAAACGGCACACTGGAGTCCAGAAGAAGATGGTTATACTGCGCACGTGATCAGTAGTGTAGGGGAATGGATCGCTTGTCTTACTATAGGAATCTACATTGCgtcattttacaaagaattTCAGACGTTCTCTCTTGAGGTATCGTATGTTGAAAACGCTGAATTAGAAAGAAAATCGAATGGAGGGTACTCAAAGGTAGGACAAAGCAAGGAAGACGAGGTTTCGGACGAATAA
- the LOC140949172 gene encoding DNA damage-regulated autophagy modulator protein 1-like: MITFTRAVQLLPIFFPILIVVTIFTPYIIAVSLDHVYPFLPCISKTAGFEPEGSIFGFLMFLVALIGLLAIFTRYLQLKGFSQQASFEANVLHKVKWFNTISLLSGVSCILGVVLVANVRSSVPQPVKAIDRVHNAGTLMLFLGGGVYFWFQTLISYHGIAVKLNSKSMFLFRLAVSCIVTITGVVYPFLKDFAYTKYSGRVQLNSVTAAHWSPNEGGWAVQVASNAGEWIDCLSLAIYAASFYKEFQTFSLDVSYVENAELEKGWNLKYSKIRQSKEEEVSDE, encoded by the exons ATGATAACTTTTACTAGAGCAGTTCAGCTCTTACCGATCTTTTTTCCTATCTTGATCGTCGTCACAATTTTTACCCCATATATCATAGCGGTATCGTTGGATCATGTCTACCCGTTTTTGCCGTGCATAAGTAAAACGGCAGGATTTGAGCCAGAGGgatcaatttttggttttcTGATGTTTTTAGTGGCGTTGATCGGACTGCTGGCGATCTTTACTCGATATCTTCAACTTAAGGGATTCAGTCAACAAGCCAGTTTTGAGGCGAATGTTTTACACAAGGTGAAATGGTTCAACACAATTTCTCTGCTATCTGGTGTTTCATGTATCCTTGGCGTTGTTTTGGTGGCGAATGTTCGTTCTTCTGTACCACAG ccAGTCAAAGCTATAGACAGAGTTCATAACGCCGGGACCTTAATGCTCTTTCTTGGCGGAGGTGTATATTTCTGGTTTCAAACCCTCATCAGTTATCACGGTATTGCAGTTAAGCTCAATAGCAAAAGCATGTTCCTCTTCCGGTTGGCTGTATCCTGTATTGTGACCATCACTGGCGTGGTATACCCGTTCCTCAAAGATTTTGCCTACACAAAGTATAGTGGTAGAGTGCAATTAAATTCAGTCACAGCGGCCCACTGGAGTCCAAATGAAGGTGGGTGGGCAGTACAGGTGGCCAGTAATGCTGGAGAATGGATTGATTGCCTGTCTTTGGCGATCTACGCTGCGTCATTTTACAAAGAGTTTCAGACGTTCTCTCTTGACGTCTCGTATGTTGAAAACGCTGAATTGGAGAAAGGATGGAATCTAAAGTACTCAAAAATAAGACAAAGCAAAGAAGAGGAGGTTTCGGACGAATAA
- the LOC140947795 gene encoding DNA damage-regulated autophagy modulator protein 1-like: MEKTRTCFKPGLGCWVVVWVVIATISLVLSYAIARSNGHISFFVPAISFTTSKNPEGAVFAQLFNTTALITLILIAIRYFQVKMINRQVDGGESSHLSQLNSLSIVFGIGGALGASLVANFKSVEDNDDAVGIVHVIGAVILFTSGAGYCWTQTIATHQLTKFSSESRPVFTVRLVISCVLTISALIFFICEGLTYHGSLKHESSVQIVGNLFEWLAAWCFGLYALSFFKEFQNLSLSIQCIPRCGGKSSDALKYSTIPVSGIDENITDSD, encoded by the exons ATGGAAAAGACAAGGACGTGTTTTAAGCCCGGACTTGGTTGTTGGGTGGTTGTATGGGTCGTTATTGCTACTATTTCTCTTGTTTTATCATATGCCATTGCTCGCTCGAATGGACATATCTCGTTCTTTGTTCCAGCTATAAGTTTCACAACTTCAAAGAACCCTGAAGGAGCGGTTTTTGCCCAGTTATTTAACACTACGGCCCTTATAACTTTGATTTTGATCGCTATTCGCTACTTCCAAGTTAAAATGATAAATAGGCAAGTGGATGGTGGGGAATCGTCGCATTTATCCCAACTCAACTCACTGAGTATTGTTTTCGGCATTGGGGGCGCGCTGGGCGCCTCACTGGTAGCGAATTTCAAGTCTGTAGAG GATAACGATGACGCGGTTGGTATTGTTCACGTGATCGGAGCGGTGATCCTTTTTACCAGCGGTGCTGGGTATTGTTGGACCCAGACCATCGCCACCCATCAACTGACGAAATTCAGCTCTGAAAGCAGACCTGTCTTCACCGTTCGCCTGGTCATTTCATGTGTTCTTACAATAAGTGCCCTAATATTTTTTATCTGCGAAGGGCTAACCTACCATGGTTCTTTGAAGCACGAATCTTCTGTACAGATAGTTGGAAACTTGTTTGAATGGTTGGCTGCGTGGTGCTTTGGGCTGTATGCCTTGTCATTCTTCAAGGAATTTCAAAATCTATCCTTGAGTATCCAATGTATACCTAGATGCGGTGGCAAGAGCAGCGACGCCCTTAAGTATTCTACCATACCTGTCTCGGGTATTGATGAAAATATTACGGACAGTGATTAA